A section of the Armatimonadota bacterium genome encodes:
- a CDS encoding uroporphyrinogen-III synthase: MRRTAHPRVLVTRPASQGSELGARLRALGLEVVHIPLLRILPPPSWEDLDRALRQLETYQWVVFTSQNGVRAVECRLRHLDISLEVLRGVRIAAIGPATARRLEQLGIPAVFQPSEYRAEGLVKAFAAQELRGVRILIPRAEEARDVLPEGLRARGAEVEVVAAYRTEVAWEEAPRLREAIREGVDVVTLASPSAARALVSLLGGGRLPEGTRLVCIGPVTAEAARELGLRVDGVAEVYTSEGVVQAVRAVLERRR, translated from the coding sequence GTGCGGAGGACTGCCCACCCTCGCGTCCTAGTGACGCGTCCCGCGTCTCAGGGCTCTGAGCTCGGAGCGCGGCTGAGGGCCCTGGGCCTGGAGGTGGTGCACATCCCCCTCCTCCGGATCCTCCCTCCTCCGTCCTGGGAGGATCTGGACCGGGCCTTGCGCCAGCTGGAAACCTACCAGTGGGTGGTGTTCACGAGCCAGAACGGGGTCCGGGCAGTGGAGTGCCGGCTCCGCCACCTGGACATCTCCCTGGAAGTCCTGCGGGGCGTGCGCATCGCTGCCATCGGACCCGCCACCGCCCGAAGGCTGGAACAGCTGGGCATCCCTGCAGTGTTCCAGCCATCCGAGTATCGGGCGGAGGGCTTGGTGAAGGCCTTCGCAGCCCAGGAACTGCGAGGCGTGCGGATCCTGATCCCCCGGGCGGAGGAGGCCCGGGACGTGCTGCCCGAAGGACTGCGGGCGCGGGGTGCGGAGGTGGAGGTGGTGGCCGCCTACCGGACGGAGGTGGCCTGGGAGGAGGCTCCCCGGCTGAGGGAGGCGATCCGGGAAGGGGTGGATGTGGTGACCCTCGCGAGCCCTTCCGCGGCGAGGGCCCTGGTATCCTTGCTGGGAGGGGGACGGCTCCCGGAGGGCACCCGGCTGGTGTGCATCGGTCCCGTGACCGCAGAGGCGGCCAGGGAGTTGGGGTTGCGGGTGGACGGGGTCGCTGAGGTGTACACTTCCGAGGGGGTGGTGCAGGCGGTGCGCGCGGTTCTCGAGAGGAGGCGGTAG